The nucleotide sequence ATGCTCCTCCTAGCATACTTGTCGGCAATGGGACTCACCTTCCCTTCACTGCCTCCGGCTCGGCCACCCTTCACCCTTACGATTTTCGCCTCACCGATGTGCTTGTTTCCCCAACCGTAGTCACTAGTCTTATTTCTGTTCGTTGTTTCACACGTGACAATGCTTGCTCCATTGATTTTTACCCTTGTGGTTTTCTTGTGAAGGATCTTCGCACTCGGAAGGTACTCATGATCTCCGTTAGCCATGGTGATCTCTACCCCTTCTTCGGCAATAAAAGCGCTCCGCCCTCCGTCTTCACCATCTCCACGGCGGACTTGTGGCATCGCCGGCTTGGCCATCCCGGCGCCCACTCCATGTCTACTTTAGCCAAGGATTTTCTTACCCCATGTAATAAAGCAGCTCACTCACCTTGTAGTGCTTGCCAATTAGGCCGTCAGCCGCGCCTTCCCTTTCCATCTCCTTTTAGCAAAACACTAGCACCATTTGATTTGATACATTGTGACTTGTGGACGTCCCCCGTTGTAAGTTTCTCGGGCTATCAATACTATCTTATTGTACTCGATGATTTCACTCATTACTCATGTTCTTTTCCTATGCGCAACAAATCCGACACCTCCACTCTCTTACAACGCTTTTTTACCTTTgtccacacccaatacaatgttgtAATCAAAGCAATGCAATGTGACAACGGCGGCGAATTCATCAACTCGTCTCTTCgttccttcttctccaccaacggCATCGCCTTCCGCTTCTCCTGCCCACATACCTCTCCCCAAAATGGCAAAGCCGAATGGCTCATTCGCACCACCAATGACATAGTACGCACCCTTCTCCTCCAAGCCCATCTCACTCCCCCGTTTTGGGTCGAGGCTCTCCACACGGCAACATACTTGCTCAACCGTCGCCCTTCTCGTGCCATAGCCAATGTCACACCATATTTTCTTCTCCACGGAGTCCATCCCTCCTACGACCACTTGCGCGTCTTTGGATGCCTCTGCTTCCGCAACACTTCCGCCACTATGGAACACAAACTTTCTCCTCGTTCCTCCAAGTGCGTTTTCCTAGGCTATCCTCTCGAGCACAAGGGTTACAGATGTTTCGACTTGCAAACCCGGCGCGTGATCGTCTCCCGACATGTCACATTTGACGAACACAGCTTCCCTTACACACCTGCCACACAGTCGCCACAGCAACCTCCGTCCGCACCGGATCCACCCCGATCCCCACCAAATCTCTTGGATCACCCGCCTGCGTCGCTTCCGCCCCGGCCCCACCATCCACCAGCGCCTGCACCACCTACCCCCGCATGCAACCAATCACCACCCGCCCCCTCCCCACCTGCGAGCCCTAGCCCGCGCACTACCCCGCCCGGATCCCGCGGCGCATCCGCATCGACCGCCAAGCCCACCTCCCTGGCCCCCTCCTCGCCCACTCCTCGCCcgcgatccgcctcggcctccgcgCCTGTCGGATCTATCCCACCCGCGCCTGACTCGCCTGCCTCCCCATCCGCGGGCCCCGCCGCATCTACCTCGGACTCCGCGGCATGCACAGCCAACACgccctcgccacgtctcccccgcCATGCACGCCCAGCCGATCCACCACGTAACTCCCATACCATGCACACTCGCGCCAAACGCGGTTTTTGCATGCCCCGTCGCCTCTTTCTCGCCGATTCCACCACCACAACTCTCTCACCCATCCCTGCCACTTACAAATCGGCTCTCAAAGATCCCAATTGGCGCACCGCTATGCAAGAGGAATATAATGCTTTAATTGATAACTCTACTTGGTTGTTGGTCCCTAAGCCTGCAGGTGTCAACATCGTTACGGGAAAATGGATCTACCGTCACAAGTTCCATGCGGATGGCTCTTTGGCTCGCTACAAAGCTCGATGGGTTGTGGGTGGTTTCACCCAACAGGAGGGTGTTGACTATGACGAAACCTTCAGTCCGGTCGTCAAACCGTCTACTATTCGTGTGGTGCTCTCACTTGCCACGTCCCGCTCGTGGCCTGTTCACCAACTAGACGTCAAAAACGCCTTCCTCCATGGCAACCTTCAAGAGATGGTGTACTGCTCCCAACCATCCGGATTTGTTGATTCCTCCCGCCGGACCATGTGTGCCTTTTGCGCAAGTCTCTATATGGCTTGAAGCAAACCCCGCGCACTTGGTTTCTACGGTTCAAGTCCTTCCTCTTGTCCCTTGGCTTTTCTGCCTCCAAGAGTGATTCTTCGCTGTTCATACTTCACCACGGTTCCTCCCTCGCCTACCTACTCGTGTACGTTGATGACATCATCCTCACGGCCAACTCCCCTTCCACTCTTCACGCCATCATTGCCTCTCTGAAACGGGAGTTCTCCATGACGGATCTTGGTGACTTACATCACTTCCTTGGCGTCAATGTAACACCCAACAAGTATGGGCTCTTCCTTAGTCAACAGCAGTACACCCTCGAGATACTTCACCGTGCCACTATGCTTAACTGCAAACCCGTGTCCACACCCATCGACACCACTTCCAAGCTCTCTTCCACCGAGGGCCGCCTCCTCTCCAACCCAACCTACTACCGGAGCCTCGCCGGCGCCCTCCAATACCTCACCCTAACCCGCCCCGACATCGCCTACGCGGTCCAACAAGTCTGTCTCTTCATGCATGCACCGCGCGACTCCCATATGCAGCTCATCAAGCGCATTCTTCGCTATCTACAAGGCACTTCTCACTATGGGATTCAGCTCTACAAATCCTCCACCATGGATCTCACAGCTTACACAGACGCAGACTGGGCGGGTTGCCCGGATACCCGCAAGTCCACCTCGGGATTCTGTGTTTTTCTTGGCGCCAACATCGTCTCCTGGTCCTCCAAACGCCAGCCGACGGTGTCCCGTTCTAGCGCTGAAGCAGAGTACCGGGGTGTCGCCAACTGTGTGGCTGAGTCGTGCTGGCTTCGCCAACTCCTACATGAGCTTCGCTGCCCGCCCACTCGAGCTACGGTGGTGTATTGTGACAATGTCAGCGCCTCTTACCTCGCCTCCAACCCCGTCCAGCACCAGCGCACGAAGCATATCGAGATCGATCTTCATTTTGTGCGAGACAGGGTGGCTCTAGGCGAAGCACGCGTGCTGCATGTTCCTTCAAGTTCACAGTTTGCAGACTTGTTCACAAAGGGATTGCCATCCCAAGTGTTTCATGAGTTTCGCGACAGCCTGAACGTCCTTCCCCATGGCGTTCCGGCTGAGGGGGGTGTTAAACTGTGaatattctcattgtaaacatttGTTGTAACAGCTTTAGTCAATCCTACTTTATAGGATCTCAGCGCTCGTGGCCTGCGTGCCACGCTTGTAGGAGCGCATCGCTCTCCTCTGAGGAGGATATATACCTGTACTCTGTAACTGATTTGATCAAGGAAGCAAATATACAATCCAACTCTACACGTAGATGGCATCCGTCTGTCGCGCCATCGAGAAGAAGGCGAACACGCAGAGGATGCTACGCATGGATGCCGAGCATGATCGAGACTGGACGTCCATCGGCGAGCAGCTCGGAGCAGTGGACACAGGGATCTGTCCGAGGAGGTGCGGCGGCTGCGCAGCAGGACCCGAGCCACCGGAGGCTATCCAGTGGAGCCGCCGCAGATCCTTGCCGTGCACCCGAGCTCCCACACTTGCAGGAACTAGTCTTTGCGATTCGACATGTAATGTCGTGACTGTAACCATCATACTCCACTCCAGATAGATACAGCTCTGAACTTGCAATTAGGAGGTTCTGAACCTCTGTTTTCTTGATGGGGAGCATGCTCTTAGATATGATCAAGCAATTGTTATTCTGTTTTGGTGTTCGTCCCTTGATTCAGAGTACAGGCCACTGCATGAGATGCCCGCAATTTTCCTATCGCATGCCTGTTTTGATGTGTATCTGCACCTGTTCTGACATGGTCGAAAATGCACCACAGCAAGTAGACACTTTTACGGCACTGGATTATTTATATAACTTTGGATTTAGGATGTACAGTATCATATTTTAGATACCACTGTACAATACCACACTCTAGATAGTGCCAGCCCAGAATCTTTATGCACATGTTAGCGTTGAGTACATAGAGAAGATTTACTACGAGCGTCAGTTTCCTTTGTTTTGTTGCTGCTGCGCATACTTTGTGGTTTGGCTTGATGgttttttttgttcattttttttctTGGAAAGGTATCACTAGATATACTAAGCTCCCAGGAAATAGGGAGCCGTGGGAGCAAGTGTTGTTGTTTTTTAAAAAAAGGAGGAAAAGACTTCCGGCCTTTGCATCATAACAATGCATGTGGTTATTTTATTAAAAGTTCAGCAAATAAAGATTCTTAGTGCAATACAGCTCGCAGAAGGAGCATAAAAAGCAAAATAAATAGATAAAGCAACAACCTGCAATGAACAGGATCTCACGACTAAACATCTATCTCTACTcctctctactcctaatgtctcagttgataATCTCCGTGGTTAAATTTCGTCCCACCAAATCTGTTTTTTTTCGTCCTCATTCCCACCTCCCACGTACCAGCGCCGAACCAATTAAAAAAAAAACGATGCCCACGCGAGGTTTCTACACGCTCGATTCCCACCTCCCACACGGTCGATCCAGAAAAAACCAGGGAAAAAAGTCTACGAAAATAAACCTATGAAAAAAACAACACTAAGGAATTGGTCGCACGTACtctcaccccaccccaccccacaccACGCACTATCCCCTCCAGCCCACCCGCACGCACGTCTGACGATCCCCTCACCGCCGCCCCTCTCAGGATCGCCGCCAGCGCCGCTTCGgatcgccgccaccaccaccgccgctcCGGATCGCCGCCGTctggatcgccgccgccgccgccgtctctccGGATCGCTGCCCCCTTCGCCGCCGTCTCTCCggatcgccgccgctgccgccgctgccgtaCCTCCGGATCGCAGCCACCGCCACCGTCTGGATCGCCGCCGCCGTCACACAGAAGACAGTGCAGGAGCTGCCGCCACCTACGCTAAAACCACCTGAGCGCCGCAACAAGAGTGCACAGGTATGCGCTAAACTCATGGTCTGGCAGATAGAAAAGCAACCTGTAACAAACTCATGTACGGCCTTCCTCGACTGAACCTTTATGCAGATTGAATTACAAGTTAAACTCATGACTAAACCTGTAACAAACTGCACTTCTggaccctgttcaagaattcatccgattaaccagttaacttgccgattaatccctactcgtacgGTCACCGAGTAGCTGATAAACCGATAAATCatctgattaattgattaaatggcagATTAACTTACCGATTAGctgattaatcccctactcgccagccaactGAGCAGCTGTCAgctaacgatttcctcaacaatgcttcTGGACCGAAGTTCTTTGccacaaactgtacaaaagcaacCTGCAAATATTAAGACCATCGATGCCTTTTGATAATGATGGAACTTCAGGTACGCCGGCTGCAATGAGATGAATAGTTGCAAAATCAGATCCCAAGGTCAGAATAGAGTTATGAAAAGAATAGAGTTACATCTCATTTGTATGCAGTACATCTTAGTCTCCTGGGAGAAGAGAGTTACATTTCATTAGTATGCAGAACATCTTAGTCTCCTGGGAGTTTTATAATTTTGATTGTCATGAACGGCTTAGTCCTATCGTTCTTTTTTTATATGTTACACTTTTCTTTGGCATGACCGGCTTAGCCATACCtttcattttttatagttacaTATGACGAATCCACAAAGCAAGGCAACGGAACAGACAACAGCGGAGGATGTACCTTCAGGTATATGTTCAGCTATAAATTTTGCTATGCATGTCATACAGATGTGTTGCAGACCCGATGGAGGGGACAAGTTGACGACTATAACCCGTATACTATACTTGTAGCTGATGATGTTGATGAGATTTACCAAGTGGATATCATAATTTGTTGCTTTCTATGTGATCAATCAGCCCTAACAGACTTAGTCCAGACCAATTCTAACAGATCAAGCGTGTGACTTGTAGGAGTCCATACTACTTTGTCGGAACGGAGATCCTTGAACAGACCGAATGTGATAGCACATATGATGCTCCAGGTATATATGTACCTCCATGTATATGTTCAGCTATAAATGTTGCTATGCATGTCAAACACCATCCCAAGAGACTAAATATGTTGCAGGCCCGATGGAGGGGACAAATGTTGCCGAGATGTTGACAATATATAACCAAGTGGTCTAGGTATATCACTGTGCAAATTTCATGCTTTTTTATGTGAGCAATCATAACTAATAGATTTAGGCAcaatgatacgtccccaacgtatctataatttttgattgctccatgctactttatctactgttttaggtaaTATTGGgcattattatccacttttatattatttttgggactaacatattaatcggaggcccagcccagatttgctgttttatgcctatttcagtgtttcaaggaaaagaaatatcagacggagtcaaaatggaacgaaatcaactggagaaattatttttggaaggaaagcaaaccagggaacttggagtgcacgtcaggggagatacgggctgcccacgagggtgggggcgcacccacccccccgggcacgccccctgcctcgtggggcccccgtagctcctccaacgtactccctgcacccatatatacctacgtaccctaaaacttccagaacagaagatagatcgggagttccgccgccgcaagcctctgtagccatcaaaaacctctcgggagcccgttccggcaccttgccggagggggatcccatcatcggtggccatcttcatcatcccggcgctatccatgacgaggagagagtagttcaccctcggggctgagggtatgtaccagtagctatgtgtttgatctctctctctctctcgtgttctctctcgtgttccctctatggcacgatcttgatgtatcccgagctttgctattgtagttggatcttatgatgtttctccccctctactctcttgtgatgaattgagtttcccctttgaagttatcttatcggattgagtcttttatgagaacacttgatgtatgtcttgccgtgattatctgtggtgacaatgggatatcatgtgccacttgatgtatgtgttggtgatcaacttgcgggtttcgtgacattgggaacctatgcataggggttggcacac is from Triticum aestivum cultivar Chinese Spring chromosome 1B, IWGSC CS RefSeq v2.1, whole genome shotgun sequence and encodes:
- the LOC123076934 gene encoding uncharacterized protein gives rise to the protein MASVCRAIEKKANTQRMLRMDAEHDRDWTSIGEQLGAVDTGICPRRCGGCAAGPEPPEAIQWSRRRSLPCTRAPTLAGTSLCDSTCNVVTDRRQRRFGSPPPPPPLRIAAVWIAAAAAVSPDRCPLRRRLSGSPPLPPLPYLRIAATATVWIAAAVTQKTVQELPPPTLKPPERRNKSAQLHMTNPQSKATEQTTAEDVPSGVHTTLSERRSLNRPNVIAHMMLQARWRGQMLPRC